From Mycobacterium colombiense CECT 3035:
GGGCCCGGCGATCAGGGTGCCCAGTTCGAGCACCCGAACGCCGTCCAGCGGGCCGGTGGGAGTCATCCTTTGTCCGCGAAATCGTGCCGGATCAGCCAGTCCGTGACGATGTTGACGGCGTCACGCAACGGCCCCCGCTGATCGGGTCCCGCGTAATAGTGTGTGGCGCCGGGGATTTCGTGCATCTCCTTGTCCTCGTGTCCGATCGCCTGGAACAGCCGCCGGGTGTGGCTGGGGGTGCAGGCGTCATCCGCCAGGTTACCGATCACCAGCGCGGGGATCGCGATGTCGGGTCCGCAGGCCACCGCGTCGCCGCGGGCGTCGTCGTAGCTCCACTGCGACAGCCAGCCGCGCAGGGTGCTGAACCGGGCCAGCCCGACGGGGCTCATGTTCACCACCTGAGGATCCCCCAGGTAGCAGGTGCCGGGAACGCGTTCGTTGGGATCGACGGCCGGGTCCAGCCAGCGCGGGTCGGCCATGGTGCCGTGCACGACGAAGCCGAACTCGTCGTCGGGCCGGCCGGCGGTTTTCAACTCGGCCAGCTTGCCCCTGACCCATGCGGTGATGCGGCGGTTGCGGTCGATCTGCGCCTGCCGGTAGCGGTCCAGGAATTCCTGGCTGTAGGGCGGCTGATTGGGGTTGTCGGGGTTGTACAGATCCAGCTCGGGATCGCGCTTGGTGGGGTCGGACTCGTCGAGGATCGACGCGTCCAGCCATTCGGTCAGCGTGCCGTGCCTGCTGATGTGCGCGGCCAGCAGCATGATGCCGTCGGCGGCGGGCAGGTCGAGCTTGGTCAGGTCGGGGCCGTCACCGGTCGGGCTGCACGTGATGGTCGGATTCTGCGCCTGCTGCTGGTAGAACACCGACAGCGAACCGCCGCCGCTCCACCCGGCCAGCACGACCTTCTGATAGCCCAGCCGCTTCTTGGCGTCCTTGATGCACTCGCCGAGATCCTCGACCACCTTCTCCATCAGCAGCGCCGAGTCGGTGCCGCGGAAGCGGCTGTTGCAGTAGATGACGTGATGGCCGGCCCGCGCCAGTGCGTTGATCATCGGCAGGTAGGCGCCCCCGCCGATGGGATGCATGAACACCAGCACGGTGTCCGACGGCCTGTCCTTCGGCTTGAGCAGGTAGCTCTCCAGGACGGTGATCTCGGCCAGGCCGCCGTAGACGTCCCGGACCCCGGAATTGTTCTGGAAGGCAACGAGATAGGGGATTCGCTCGTATTCGTGCTTAACCGCGTGCGTCATCAATGTTGTCCTAGGTCGTGGGCCAGTACCTCTGCCGACGGGGTGAGCCGCCGGCGCGTGTCGATGGCGATTACCTGCCAGTCGACGCGGGAGTAGTCGTCGAACTTGCGGCGCGCCCGTTCGCGTGCCTTCTCCGGTGCACCGTGGTGAACCCCTTGCGGCGCATGGGAAATCAAACCAGGCGGCATCGGGATGCCGTACAGCGAGCCGCCGTGGAAGAAGGCGATCTCGTCGTAGTCGACGTTGCGGTGATACCACGGCGTGCGTTCGGTACCCGGGATACCCTCGGCGGGCTTGGGCAGGAAGTTCATCACGTAAACGCCGGTGGCCTGCATGAACAGGTGCACCGTCGGCGGCAGGTGGACGCTGTCGGAGGTCACCACGTTGTAGTCGGCGATGTTGAATGTGAACGCGAAGTTGTCGCCACGCCAGCCCTCGACGTCGAGCGGATTGTGTTGGTAGAACAGCGTTGTCGGGCCGCCCTGGTGGATGAGCCGAACCTCGAATTCGCCATCTGCCTCGTCCGCCTCGTCGGCCGGCGCCGGCTCGGGGATCACGACCTGCGACGGGTCGAAGGGGAAGTGGCGGCCCAGCGCGCCGGGCGGCGGCACCCGGAACTCGTCGGTGGCCTCGATCATCAGCATCGTGGTCGCTCCGTCGGCTGAGGGGTCGGGCAGCTGGCGCCAGGTGCATGCCTTCGGGATGTACAGCCAGTCACCCTCCCGATAGCGCAGCGGTCCGAATTCGGTTTCGGCCAGGCCGCTGCCCTGGTGCACGAAGCAGAGCAGGTCGCCGTCGACGTGGCGGACGAAGAACGGCATCGGTTCGTGGCGACGGCTCAACAGGATTCGGCAGTCGTCGTTGCTGAACATCAGCAGCGGACCACCGTCCGCTTCGGTGGCGTCGCTGGGCTTGAGCTCGCTGGACAGCACGTCGATGGGCCGCAGCGGACCGACCGAGCGGTACGCGGTGGGGTCGTGGCGCCGGTACATGTTGGCGGTGCGGCCGGTGAATCCGCCCCGGCCCAACTCGTCGTCCTTGAGATCTTCGAGGTCGGCGTGCAGGCGACGCGGCGTACGGCCTTTTCGCAGGTGCACAAAGGATTCCATGGACGGCTCCTCCGAGGGGGACCAGCTGGATGGGCGATCAGGGTTGCAAAACTGAAAGTGACATTACTTTTTCTTTTCGAGCCGCACAAGGGCCGCGGGGCTCAACGACACGAGGGCCGCGGCCGGTCGCCACACAGGGCCGCCGCCGGGCTCAACGACACGAGGGCCGCGGCCGGTCGCCACACAGGGCCGCCGCCGGGCAGGACTGGCTTTGTGCCCACCTCACAGCGACAACATCGATGCGCAGCTTAGGGGGCGATTGTCGCTACGAGGCGGGCAATCAGGCAGGGGCCGAGCGCAGCGCCTAACCGCGGACGCGCAGCACGACCTTCCCCTTGGCGCTGCGGTTCTCCAGCGACGCGACGGCGGTCCCGGCTTCCTCCAGCGGGTAGGTCACCGGTTCGGGCGGGGCCAGCTCCCCGGAGGTCAGCAATCGCTCGAGTCCGGCCCACTGCTCGTCCAGCGCGCCCGGATGCGTTCCCGCCCAGGCACCCCAGCCCACACCGACCACGTCAACGTTGTTGAGCAGCAACCGGTTTACCTTGACGGTGGGAATCTCGCCGCCGGTGAACCCGACGACCAGCAGCCGCCCACCGGGAGTGAGCGAGCGCAGGGAGTCGGTGAATCGGTCGCCGCCGACGGGGTCGACGACGATGTCGACGCCGCGGCCATGGGTCAACTCCTTCACCGCGTCCTTGAAACCGTCGGCCAGCACCACGTCCGTCGCGCCGGCGGCCGTCGCGATGTCGGCCTTGTCCTGCGTGCTGACCACGGCGATGGTGCGGGAGGCGCCCAGCGCCGGCGCCAGCCGCAGCGCCGAGGTCCCGATGCCGCCGGCCGCGCCGTGCACCAGAACCGTCTCGCCGCGCTGTAGCCGACCCCGGACGGTCAGGGCGAAGTACACCGTCAGGTCGTTGAACAGCAGGCCGGCGCCGGCCTCGAAGCTCACGTTGTCGGGCAGCTTGAACACCCGGTCCGGGGCCAGCACCGCGACCTCGGCCATGCCGCCGGACAGCATCGTGAGGCCGACGACCCGGTCACCGGGGCGCACGTGCGCGCCCTCGGGTGCCGATCGGACCACGCCGGCGATCTCGGCGCCGAGCACGAACGGCAACTCCGGACGGTATTGGTAGAGGCCCCGGGTGAGCAGGGCGTCCGGGAAGGCGACCCCGGCGGCGTGCACGTCGACGACCACCCCGTCGCCCGACGGTTCGTCGATGTCGGTCAACTCGACCGCGTCCGGACCATCGAGCCGAGTCACTTGTACCGCGCGCATGGCACCAGAGCCTACTGGCCGCTCAAAATCCGCCCTCGACCCGCACGACGGCCCGGCGACGTCCTTCACGTCGACGTCGCTTTCGACGCTAACCTCACCGTATGGATCCCTTTCCACTCGGTGGGTTTTCGGTCAACCGCCTCGGCTTCGGGGCCATGCAGCTGCCCGGGCCCAACGCGTTCGGTCCACCGGGCGACCGCGACGAGGCGCTGGCCGTGCTGCGCCGGGCGGTCGAGCTCGGCGTCGACCACATCGACACCTCGCAGTTTTACGGTCCCGACGTCGCCAACGAACTGATTCGCGCCGCGCTGCACCCCTATCCGCAGAACCTGGCGCTGGTCAGCAAGGTCGGCGGGCGCCGCGACGACACGGGTGCCTGGCTGCCGGCCGGCTCGCCGGCCGAATTGCGTCGCGACATCGAAACGAACCTGCGCAGCCTCGGCGTGGAGCGACTGGCCGTGGTCAACCTGCGCCTGTTCGACAGCGACGGGCCGGACCAAGGGTTCGACGACCAGTTGTCGGCCATGATCGAGGCCCGCGACCGGGGATTGATCGGCGGAATCGGGCTGAGCAACGTCAACCGCGAGCACCTGTTGCATGCTGTGGGGCGCACCGAGATCGCTTGTGTGCAAAACGCTTTCAATCTGGTGCACCGGGAGTCGGCCCCGGTGCTCGAGGAATGCGCGGCGCGGGGGATCGCCTTCGTCCCGTTCTTCCCGCTCGGTGCGGCCTTCGTACAACCCAACCCGGTGCTGGGCCACCCGGTGGTCCAGGAGATCGCGCAGCGGCTGGCGCGCACACCGGCTCAGGTCGCGCTGGCGTGGACGCTGGGCGTCGCGCCCAACGTGCTGCTGATCCCCGGCACCTCGTCGCGCAGCCACCTGGAAGAGAACATGGACGTCGCGTCTATCGAACTGGACGACGACGACCGCGGGCGGCTGAACGCAATCGCTACTTGAGCTCGGCGGAGGACAGACCCAGCAGTCGGCGGGCGACCACCAACTGCTGAATCTGTTGCGTGCCTTCGAAGATGTCCAGGATCTTCGAGTCGCGCGCCCACTTCTCCAGCAGCAACTGCTCGGAATAGCCTGCGGTGCCTGCCAATTCGACGGTCTTGAGCGTGACGTCGGTGACCATCCGGCCGGCCTTGGCCTTGCTCATCGATGCTTCTTTGGAGTTGGGGATCTTGTTGTCGGCCTGCCACGCCGCGCGCAGCGACAGCAGATAGGCGGCCTCCCAGTCGGCCTCCATCCGCAAGAACTCCGAAGCCGCCGCGCTCTGGACGTGCGAGGGCTTGTCGTAGGAGATCTCCACGCCGGCCTCGGTGAGGATCTTGCGAATCTCCTCCAGCGCGGCGCGGCCGACACCGACCGCCATGGCCGCGACGATGGGACGGGTGTTGTCGAAGGTCTCCATCACTCCGGAAAAGCCCTTGCCCACCTCGATTTCGGGGTTGCCGAGCAGGTTTTCCTTCGGGATGCGGGCGTTGTCGAACCGGATGACCGCGGTGTCGGAACCCTTGATGCCGAGCTTGTGCTCCAGCCGTTCGACCGTCACACCGGGGTGCTCGCGCGGGACGACGAACGACTTGATCGCCGCGCGGCCCTGTGACTTGTCGAGCGTCGCCCACACCACGATGTGGGTGGCGCGCGATCCGGCGGTGACGAAGATCTTCTCGCCGTTGATCACGTACTCGTCGCCGTCCAGGGTGGCGGTGGTCGACACGGCCGCCGAGTCCGATCCGAAGCCCGGCTCGGTGATAGCCATCGCCGCCCACACCTTGCCCAGGCGTTGCAGCTGCTCTTCGTTGGCGACCGCGGAGATGGCGGCGTTACCCAGCCCCTGATAAGGCACGGACAGCATCATCGCCAGGTCGCCCCAGCTGGCTTCCAGCGTCTGCAGCAGCGCGGCCATGTTGGCGCCGTTGTGGTTCTTGTCCCGTTCTTCGTCCTCGCCGCCCAGCGCGTTGGCTCCCGCGAATTCGATTGACTCCGAGGCGCCTTCGAAGAGACTGAACAGCGTGTCCAGCTCGACCGGGTATGCGTGCTCCTTGAGGTCGTACTTGCGGGCGATCGGTCGCATCAACTCGGCGGCGCCCTGATGCGTCTTCGTCGTCACCGCTTGCATCTTGCGGGGAAGTTCCAGATTGATTGCCATGATTGAACTTTCAGTTCGAGTTGGATAACGACCTAGATGACGACGACGCCCTCGGCGACGCCGATGGCCCGCAGGTCGCGGTACCAGCGTTCGACCGGGTGCTCTTTCGTGTAGCCGTGGCCGCCGAGCAGCTGGACGCCGTCCAGGCCGATCTGCATGCCCTTGTCGGCGCCGAGCCGCTTGGCCAGCGCCGCCTCGCGAACGAACGGCAGGCCCTGCTCGGCCCGCGCCGCGCCGCGCCAGGTGATCAGCCGCAGCCCGTCCAGTTCGATGGCGATGTTGGCGCACATGAAGGCCACCGCCTGCCGGTGAGCGATCGGCTCGCCGAACGCCTCACGCTCCTTCACGTACGGAACGACGTAGTCGAGCACCGCGTGTGAGGTGCCGACGGTCAGCGCCGCCCAGCCCAGCCGGGCCAGCGCGATCGCTTCGGAATAGTCCTCGTCGGTCGCCTCGTCCTCACCGAGCCGGGCGCTGTGCGGCACCGTCACGCCGGACAGTTCCACGTGGCCCAGGGCCGCCGCGCGAATCCCCATGCTCGGATCCGCCTTCACGGTAAGGCCTTTCGTCGAAGACTCGACGATGAACAGGGCCGGCTTGCCGTCCAGCTGCGCGCCGACGATGAACAGCTCCGCGTCGGCGGCGGCCGGGACCAACGACTTCACCCCGTCGAGGCGGTACCCGCTGGGGGTGCGCATCGCGGTGGTCTTCAGCCGGGTGGGGTCGAAGAGCGGCTGCGGCTCGGCGATGGCCACGCACGCCTGGGGCACATTCTCGCCGGCGAACTCCGGCAGATAGGTGGCCTGTTGGTCGGCGCTGCCCCAATGGGTCAGCGCGGAGGCCACGCCCCCGGCGCCAGCAGTGGCAACGCGAGGCCCATGTCGCCGTAGGCCAGCGCCTCGGCCACCAGCACGTTGGTCACGCTGGACCGGTGCGCGGCGATGCCGTCGAAGTCCTCGGGGATGTTGATCGCGGTGATGCCCAGCTCGGCGGCCTTGCTGATCAGCTCGTGCGGGTAGGTCGCCGCCTCGTCGGCGTCGTGCGCGGCGGGGCGCAGCACCTCCGCGGCGAACTCGTCGAGAGTCTCGACGATCATCTTCTGCTCGTCGTCGGGCGTCAGGTCGAAGTAGTCCTTGCCACTGGACTTGAGCCGGGTCGGCCCGCCGCGCAGGTTCTGGATCCGCTTGAACTCCCGAGACGACGTGGCGGCCGTGGAGAAGACGGTCTTCGTGCCGTAGCGCAGGGCGCGGTTGAGCGGGTCACGCAGCCGGTATTTGTCCAGGAACTCCTGCCCGACGAGGGGGGTGATCAGCGCGATCGCGATGTCGACGCCGGTGCGCTTGTGTGGTTGCAGCCCGACCGCGGACTTATGGTCGCGCCGTTTGACGCGGGAGCGGGCGGATTTTGAAGTCTCTTTGGAACCGGAACCGGTCATTTTCAGCAGCCTCAGGTCGATGGGCAATGCGGATATCGCCGATCTTACTCCGGAGTAAGATCGCAGAGAACACTTGTTAACTAATTCACACCCGCGGGCCCGAGAGGCTGGCGAGGACCTGCTGTTGCAGCAGGCCGTTGGTGGCCACGGCGCTGCCGTGGTGCGGTCCTGCGGTGCCGTCCAGCGCGGTCAGCGCCCCACCGGCTTCGCGCACCAGGATGTCGAGCGCGGCGAGGTCCCACACCGACACTTCCGGTTCGGCGGCGATGTCGACCGCGCCTTCGGCAAGCAGGCAGTAGGACAGAAAGTCGCCGAAGGCGCGCACCCGCCACACCGCGTCGGTCAGCGCGATGAATCGGTCCCGCACGCCGAGCTGCGCCCACCCGGACAGGCTGGAGAACGACAGGCTGGCCGAATCCAGTTGTGCCACTGACGAAACGGAGAGCCGGCGCGCGGGCGCGCCGTCGACCGTGACGAACGCGCCCTGGGTGTGCGCGGCCCACCACCGGCGCTGCAACGCCGGGGCGCTGACGACGCCGACGACGGGGACGCCGTCGTCCAGCAGCGCGATCAGGGTGGCCCACACCGGCACCCCGCGCACGAAGTTCTTGGTGCCGTCGATCGGGTCGATGATCCATTGCCGCCCGGTGAAGGTGGTCTCGCCGCCGAACTCCTCGCCGACGATGCTGTCGTCGGGCCGTTCCCGCCCGAGCGCGTCGCGCAGTTCGGTTTCCACCGCACGGTCGGCGTCGGTGACCGGCGTCAGGTCGGGTTTCGTGTCGACGCGCAGGTCCAGCGCGCCGAAGCGGGCGGACGTCAACCTGTCCGCGCGGTCGGCCAGCGCCAGCGCCAGCGCCAGGTCGCCGGTGCGATTCATGACGCAGTCTTATCACGGACCTACCATGGCCTCGTGTGGGAATTCGGACTGCTGCTCCTGCTGGTGGCGATATTGGGCGTATTCCTCGTCCAGCGGTTCGTCCCGCGCGGCCCCCGCGGTGAACTGCTGAGCGGCACGCTGCTGGTGACGGGGATAAGCCCCCGACCCGACGCCACGGGCGAGCAGTTCGTGACCATCGCCGGCGTGATGAATGGGCCCACCGTCAACGAGCACGCGGTGTATCAGCGCATGGCCGTCGACGTGGATCACTGGCCGACCATCGGCCAGCTGTTCCCGGTGGTCTATTCGCCGAAGAACCCGGACAACTGGAGGTTCGCGCCGGCGGTACCACCGCCCGGGCCGCCCGCGCCACCCGAGGCGCCGCAGCCGCCCGCGGGCTGAGTTTCCGTCAGCCCGCCGCGAAGGGGCGCGCCATCACCGTGATCCGTCTGCCGTAGCGGGGGACCACGAGCGCCGCCCGCCGGACCGTGCCGCCCGGGAGCGCGGGGATGCCGGGCGTCGCGGAGGTTCCGGCCCGGGCGACCGCTTCGGTCGCCGTCAGGTCGGACAAGCCGCCGCCCGGCAGTGCCGCGACTTGGTTGCCGGTCGCGCTGGTCCATCCCGCGGGCACCGACATCGGGCCGATCCGTGCGGCGCGCGCGAGCACCGCGTCGACGTTGCCCATGCCCGACGTCGCGCCGCTGAGCGCGGGGGCCTTGGGCAGCGCGGCCGGAAGCGCGCCGAGGTTCGGCAGAATCCCTAAGGTCTTGTCGGCCTGGATGATTCCGGCGGGAGTACCCTCCGCGGTGAAAATGGATCTGAACGTGAACTGGGCGGCCTGGATGGTGTCAAGGATCCGGAAATCGAGCGGGATTTCCGACGTCCCGGGTGGCGAGGAATTCGCAACTACCTGCGATCCCGATTGCACCCCCGAGCTCGAGGTGTTCGCGGCAGCTTGCACGACGGCGTCCTGCTGCGTCGCCACCCCATTGGTGGTCGTGGTCTGGCGCGGGGAAGCGAACGGCGAGAACTGAACGGCCGCAGTCGAACTGGCGGAATAGCCGTACATCGCGGCGGCATCTTGGGCCCAGTATTCGGCGTACTCGGCTTCGGTGGCCGCGATGGCCGCGGTGTTCTGGCCGAAGAAATTCGTTGCCACCAGCGTGGCCAGCTGCGTGCGGTTGGCCGCGACCACGGGCGGGGCACGGTCATGGCATGGGCGAGTTCGTAGGCCGCGGCGGCCGCCCGCGCCTGCATGGCCGTCTGCTGTGCAAGCTCGGCGGTCGAATACAGCCACGCCACGTACGGCGCCGCACTCGCCGCCATCGCCCGGGCTGCGGGCCCATGCCAGTGCAAACCGGTCAGCCCGGACAGCACCGATTCGTACACCGCGGCCGTGACACCCAGCTCGGCAGACAGCGAATCCCAGCTTCCCGCGGCGGCCAGCAGCGAACCCGACCCGGGGCCCGCGTACATCCGCGCAGAGTTCACCTCTGGTGGCAGAAAACCGAATTCCATTGTCTTACAGCCCTAAAGGCCGCGTGAAACGAAACTGCATGCGGTGAAAGGTTCGTCCTATGACCGACTGCAGTTGGAAAAGTGGTGGCACGTCACCCGGCGGCCGGCGGGCGTGGCATCACGGTGAGCCGCACGCCGTAGCGTGGCGGGACCCCCGCGCCGGCCGATCGCGCCGCACCACCGCCCGGCAGGCCGGGGTACCCGGGATACCCGGAGGCAACCGGCTCCTCGGTCCCGGGAATCGTGGTGAAGCCGGCGGGTTCCAGCGGCGAGATATGGGTGCTCGTGGGTGCGGCCCAGCTTGCGGGGACCGACATCGGCCCGATGGTGCCTGCGTGCGAGAGGGTGGCGGTGACGTTGCCCAGGCCACCGCCGAGGCCCGCCGTGGCGCCGCGGAGTGCCGGCGCCGCGATCGCGGGAGCGAGGTTGGCCGCCGCCGCGCCGGGCTTGGCCAGGATGCCGAGATTGTTCTCCGCCCCGATGATGCCGGACACGAACTGCTCCATGTTGTAGGGAGCGGTGAAGCCGAGGCTCGTTCCCTGAATCGCATCGAGGACCCGAAAGGCGTTGGTGCCCGAGCTCGTCGTCGATGCGTCCAGGTAGTAGATGTCGCCAGGGGTGCTCCCCGGTCCGGTTGGACTGGTATCCAACGGTGAAAACGTCTGCGCGGCAACCTTGGTCGCGCCGGCGTTGGTGTTGGCCGTGGCCACGGCGGCGTTCTGGGCGCTCACGCCGGATTCGGTGGTGGATTTGTTCGCGGTGGCGAATCGGGGCAGCTGCGCCGTCGCCACGGTCGACGACGCGGAGTAGCCGGCCATGGCGGCGGCGTCCTGCGCCCAGAAGTCGGAATACTGTGCCTCTGTGTCGGCGATGGCCGCGGTGTTCTGCCCCACGATGTTCGTCGCCACCAGGGATGCCAGCAGCGTGCGGTTGGCGGCGATCACCGGCGGCGGCACGGTCATCGAGTACGCCTGCTCGTAGGCCGCCGCGGCCGTCCGCGCCTGCATGGCCGTCTGCTTCGTCTGCTCGGCGGTCGCTTCCAGCCAGCCCATGTAGCGGGCGGCCGAATACGCCATCGACTCGGCGGCGGGGCCACGCCATTGCAGGCCCAGGCCCACGAGCACCGATTCGTAGGACTCGGCGGTGGAGGCCAGCTCGGCCGAGAGCGCGTCCCAGCTTCCGGCGGCGGCTAACAGCGAGGCCAATCCGGGCCCGGTGTACATCCGGGCCGAATTGATTTCGGGTGGAACAAAAGCCCAATCCATCTGTGATACATCCCCTCAATGTGCGGTTTTCGGGCAAACGCCAGTGGCGCCGGCGCTCGCCGCATCGGCGTGTTCGAAAGAAAGGGCCGCTCCCGGATTCGCTTTGCGATTCGGCAAAGCCCACCCCGCGTCAGGTGAGAGGGCAGCCCGGCGCGATCGCGCTACCGCCGACTGGCGGTCAGCGTGGCGCGTGTTATCGGGCTGGCGGAGCGTGCGCGCAGGGCATTACAAAAGACCTTCGGTTTTCGGGCCCTTCAAACGTCGCAGGTGCGGCTGACGCGTGCGGGGTTTTGCCTATTTCCCGATGCCGACCAGGCAGAATTCAGCCTGTGTTCATCTTACGTTTACCTTTCGTTAACCACCGTCCACGCTAGCTTGACGCTTGTTGAACAACGAAAGTATCTGACGTGCTTGATAATTGGTGATCCGCGCGGTGGTCACCCGCGATGGTTGAGGCTGTCGACCACACCCTGCAGCGCCTCGGGATGCCGCAGGAACGGCGTGATGATGTCGACCGGCAGCGGGAAGACGACGGTCGAGTTCTGGTCCGCCCCCAGCTCCAGCAGCGTCTGCAGATAGCGCAGCTGCAGTGATGCCGGACTCTTCGAGAGGGTCTCCGCGGCTTCGCGCAGTTCCTCCGACGCCTGCAGCTCGCCGCGGGCGTTGATGACCTTCGCGCGGCGTTCGCGCTCGGCTTCGGCCTCGCGGGCCATCGCCCGCTGCATCGACTCGGGAATCTCGACGTCCTTGATCTCCACCACGCGCACCTGTACACCCCAGGGCTCGGTCTGCTTCTCGATGATCGTGCGCAGGTCGCTGTTGAGGTCCTCGCGATGTGCGAGCAGCGTGTCCAGGTCCGCCCGGCCCAGCAGCGAACGCAGTGTGGTCTGGGCGATCTGCGACGTCGCCACCGCGTAGTTTTCCACCGCCAGAATCGCTTTCAGCGGTTCCACCACCTGAAACATCACCACGGCGTTGACCCGCGCCGGCACATTGTCGCGGGTGATCACCTCCTGCGGTGGAATGGTCAACGTCACCAGGCGCTGGTCGACGCGAATCATCTTGTCCAGCAGCGGGATCAGAAATCGCAATCCGGGACCGTACAGCGGGCGCGCGTGGCCCATCCGGAACACGACCCCGCGTTCGTACTCGCGCAGCACGGCAAGCGACCACGTCGCGAGCACGGCTAGCAGGACCAGCCCGGCGCCGATCAGGCCAACCACAAGGGCAGTCATGTCGTGTTGTCCTCCTTGCTTTTCCACCCACCCCAGCGCGTGGAGTACCGGTCGATTGCGGCGGCCACCTGGTCCTCGATCGCGGTGCGGTGCGGCAGGTGGTCGGGCGCGTTGGACGGAGTGTTCCACAGGTGACGGACCAGCGGCAGCCCCAACAGCGCGACGATCAACACGGTCGCCGTCAGGACCAGCGCGTCGGCGGCGGAGTGGTTGGCGACCAAGGTCGCCAGCGGCAGCACGATCCCCAGCGCGGCCACGCAGCAGGCGATCCCACGGTGGAATCGTCCGGCGTCCGAATGCGGCCACGGGTCGACCTCGCGGCTGATCTCCCGGCCGTGTTCGGAGGTCGTGCAGTCGGATTTGACGGGACAGCTGTTACACACCACCGGCAGTGCGCGATATCGCATGACCCGGTGCTTCGGATCGAACGAGGTCGGCCACAGCCAATGGTCCTGCGGACAGACCCACGCGTCATGGTCGGGCCGGTAGGTGAATTGTCCTGTGCGCCAACGTGCCGCGTGCGCCGAAGCCCGCCGGGCCATCACGTCGAAGGACCAGCCGACGGCCAGCAGCGCCAGGGAGTATCCGGCGATCATCCACACCGAGGCGGTCGGCGCGGTCACCGCTCAATCCTTCGCCGGCACCGCGGCGCCGGGCTCCGGCTCCGTCGGTGCCTGGGTGTACAGGGGATTTTCCGGCAATTCGTCGACGGTGGTCCCCGAGCGGAAGTTGAGCAGCGCGGTCAAGGCGATCCAGACAAACGGCACCACACCACCGACTATCAGGATGACGTCGCCCGGGAGCCGGAGCCACTCCAGGACGGCGTTGCCCGGTTTGGTGATGTAACCCAGCGACCGGGCCTCGAAGTAGCCGTCGTTGACCGAGTGGT
This genomic window contains:
- a CDS encoding alpha/beta hydrolase, which gives rise to MTHAVKHEYERIPYLVAFQNNSGVRDVYGGLAEITVLESYLLKPKDRPSDTVLVFMHPIGGGAYLPMINALARAGHHVIYCNSRFRGTDSALLMEKVVEDLGECIKDAKKRLGYQKVVLAGWSGGGSLSVFYQQQAQNPTITCSPTGDGPDLTKLDLPAADGIMLLAAHISRHGTLTEWLDASILDESDPTKRDPELDLYNPDNPNQPPYSQEFLDRYRQAQIDRNRRITAWVRGKLAELKTAGRPDDEFGFVVHGTMADPRWLDPAVDPNERVPGTCYLGDPQVVNMSPVGLARFSTLRGWLSQWSYDDARGDAVACGPDIAIPALVIGNLADDACTPSHTRRLFQAIGHEDKEMHEIPGATHYYAGPDQRGPLRDAVNIVTDWLIRHDFADKG
- a CDS encoding homogentisate 1,2-dioxygenase, whose amino-acid sequence is MESFVHLRKGRTPRRLHADLEDLKDDELGRGGFTGRTANMYRRHDPTAYRSVGPLRPIDVLSSELKPSDATEADGGPLLMFSNDDCRILLSRRHEPMPFFVRHVDGDLLCFVHQGSGLAETEFGPLRYREGDWLYIPKACTWRQLPDPSADGATTMLMIEATDEFRVPPPGALGRHFPFDPSQVVIPEPAPADEADEADGEFEVRLIHQGGPTTLFYQHNPLDVEGWRGDNFAFTFNIADYNVVTSDSVHLPPTVHLFMQATGVYVMNFLPKPAEGIPGTERTPWYHRNVDYDEIAFFHGGSLYGIPMPPGLISHAPQGVHHGAPEKARERARRKFDDYSRVDWQVIAIDTRRRLTPSAEVLAHDLGQH
- a CDS encoding NADPH:quinone oxidoreductase family protein encodes the protein MRAVQVTRLDGPDAVELTDIDEPSGDGVVVDVHAAGVAFPDALLTRGLYQYRPELPFVLGAEIAGVVRSAPEGAHVRPGDRVVGLTMLSGGMAEVAVLAPDRVFKLPDNVSFEAGAGLLFNDLTVYFALTVRGRLQRGETVLVHGAAGGIGTSALRLAPALGASRTIAVVSTQDKADIATAAGATDVVLADGFKDAVKELTHGRGVDIVVDPVGGDRFTDSLRSLTPGGRLLVVGFTGGEIPTVKVNRLLLNNVDVVGVGWGAWAGTHPGALDEQWAGLERLLTSGELAPPEPVTYPLEEAGTAVASLENRSAKGKVVLRVRG
- a CDS encoding oxidoreductase gives rise to the protein MDPFPLGGFSVNRLGFGAMQLPGPNAFGPPGDRDEALAVLRRAVELGVDHIDTSQFYGPDVANELIRAALHPYPQNLALVSKVGGRRDDTGAWLPAGSPAELRRDIETNLRSLGVERLAVVNLRLFDSDGPDQGFDDQLSAMIEARDRGLIGGIGLSNVNREHLLHAVGRTEIACVQNAFNLVHRESAPVLEECAARGIAFVPFFPLGAAFVQPNPVLGHPVVQEIAQRLARTPAQVALAWTLGVAPNVLLIPGTSSRSHLEENMDVASIELDDDDRGRLNAIAT
- a CDS encoding acyl-CoA dehydrogenase family protein, whose product is MAINLELPRKMQAVTTKTHQGAAELMRPIARKYDLKEHAYPVELDTLFSLFEGASESIEFAGANALGGEDEERDKNHNGANMAALLQTLEASWGDLAMMLSVPYQGLGNAAISAVANEEQLQRLGKVWAAMAITEPGFGSDSAAVSTTATLDGDEYVINGEKIFVTAGSRATHIVVWATLDKSQGRAAIKSFVVPREHPGVTVERLEHKLGIKGSDTAVIRFDNARIPKENLLGNPEIEVGKGFSGVMETFDNTRPIVAAMAVGVGRAALEEIRKILTEAGVEISYDKPSHVQSAAASEFLRMEADWEAAYLLSLRAAWQADNKIPNSKEASMSKAKAGRMVTDVTLKTVELAGTAGYSEQLLLEKWARDSKILDIFEGTQQIQQLVVARRLLGLSSAELK
- the hisN gene encoding histidinol-phosphatase, translated to MNRTGDLALALALADRADRLTSARFGALDLRVDTKPDLTPVTDADRAVETELRDALGRERPDDSIVGEEFGGETTFTGRQWIIDPIDGTKNFVRGVPVWATLIALLDDGVPVVGVVSAPALQRRWWAAHTQGAFVTVDGAPARRLSVSSVAQLDSASLSFSSLSGWAQLGVRDRFIALTDAVWRVRAFGDFLSYCLLAEGAVDIAAEPEVSVWDLAALDILVREAGGALTALDGTAGPHHGSAVATNGLLQQQVLASLSGPRV
- a CDS encoding PPE family protein → MDWAFVPPEINSARMYTGPGLASLLAAAGSWDALSAELASTAESYESVLVGLGLQWRGPAAESMAYSAARYMGWLEATAEQTKQTAMQARTAAAAYEQAYSMTVPPPVIAANRTLLASLVATNIVGQNTAAIADTEAQYSDFWAQDAAAMAGYSASSTVATAQLPRFATANKSTTESGVSAQNAAVATANTNAGATKVAAQTFSPLDTSPTGPGSTPGDIYYLDASTTSSGTNAFRVLDAIQGTSLGFTAPYNMEQFVSGIIGAENNLGILAKPGAAAANLAPAIAAPALRGATAGLGGGLGNVTATLSHAGTIGPMSVPASWAAPTSTHISPLEPAGFTTIPGTEEPVASGYPGYPGLPGGGAARSAGAGVPPRYGVRLTVMPRPPAAG